One genomic segment of Fervidobacterium pennivorans includes these proteins:
- the speE gene encoding polyamine aminopropyltransferase: MEEMELKPGRHMLYMEWYSRDPGGLFMKVNRWLYSAQSPYQRIDIFESPFYGRVFALDGITMTTEIDEFMYHEMLVHVPMFMHPNPKKVLVIGGGDGGSVREVLKHPSVEKVVMCEIDEMVVRAAMEYLPYTASKLNDPRVELVFEDGAKFVRQFKNEFDVIIIDSTDPTAGQGGHLFTLEFYKACNEALKEDGILCAQTEGMTYDWEWGSTAYKRIKANFPLVKMYLGFMPTYPGGIWSYTYASKAGLDPIKDYNPEKVRNFKEPLRYYNEEIHKAAFALPNFVKKYIGEE, translated from the coding sequence ATGGAAGAGATGGAACTCAAACCCGGAAGACATATGTTGTACATGGAATGGTATTCTCGTGACCCGGGCGGATTATTCATGAAAGTAAACAGATGGCTTTATTCCGCTCAAAGCCCATATCAGAGAATAGATATTTTTGAATCACCTTTCTACGGTCGCGTATTTGCACTTGATGGTATTACAATGACAACGGAAATTGACGAATTCATGTATCACGAAATGCTTGTTCACGTACCGATGTTCATGCACCCAAATCCAAAGAAAGTACTTGTCATCGGTGGCGGAGATGGAGGAAGTGTTAGAGAAGTGTTGAAACACCCAAGCGTAGAAAAAGTTGTCATGTGCGAAATAGACGAAATGGTTGTTAGAGCAGCTATGGAATACCTTCCATACACAGCATCAAAACTCAATGACCCAAGAGTAGAATTGGTCTTTGAAGACGGGGCAAAATTCGTAAGACAATTTAAGAACGAATTTGATGTTATAATCATCGACTCGACAGACCCGACAGCTGGACAAGGCGGACACCTCTTCACACTTGAGTTCTACAAAGCGTGTAATGAAGCACTTAAAGAGGACGGTATTCTCTGCGCGCAAACGGAAGGTATGACTTACGACTGGGAATGGGGTTCAACAGCTTACAAGAGAATCAAAGCCAACTTTCCATTGGTTAAGATGTACCTTGGCTTTATGCCAACATATCCCGGTGGAATTTGGAGCTATACGTATGCGTCAAAAGCCGGTTTGGACCCAATAAAAGACTACAACCCAGAAAAAGTAAGAAACTTCAAAGAACCATTGAGATACTACAACGAGGAAATTCACAAAGCTGCATTTGCGCTTCCAAATTTTGTTAAGAAATACATCGGAGAAGAGTAA
- the speD gene encoding adenosylmethionine decarboxylase, whose amino-acid sequence MKSLGRHIIAEFYDCDKEILDNIDAIEFHMKQAAYETGATIVNSSFHRFLPYGVSGVVVVSESHLTIHTWPEYGYAAVDLFTCGDHVDPWKAFTYLKKVFRSQRVHVVEHLRGRYDEIGIPETASHKAVVDENEQAVVSL is encoded by the coding sequence ATGAAAAGCTTGGGCAGACACATCATTGCGGAATTCTACGACTGTGACAAAGAAATACTTGACAACATCGATGCTATCGAGTTTCACATGAAGCAGGCTGCATACGAAACCGGAGCAACCATCGTCAACTCATCTTTCCACCGGTTCCTCCCCTATGGAGTGAGCGGTGTAGTTGTTGTCAGTGAGTCTCACTTGACAATTCACACATGGCCAGAATACGGTTATGCAGCCGTTGACCTATTTACTTGTGGTGACCATGTAGACCCGTGGAAGGCTTTCACATATCTCAAGAAAGTTTTCAGATCTCAGAGAGTGCATGTTGTTGAACACTTAAGAGGCAGATACGACGAAATAGGCATTCCTGAGACTGCATCTCACAAAGCCGTTGTTGACGAAAACGAACAGGCAGTTGTCAGTCTTTAA
- a CDS encoding endonuclease/exonuclease/phosphatase family protein, giving the protein MKILTLNLHTYQELSWEKEDTLCSFLKKYRPIQETIANFITEKNVDFAFFQEAGQYIHDEADMELFGVLIKKSNYVRILSDILFEQGRNYYFTWDVSHFGFGVWEEGLGILSKYPIVEFESRYVSRKDDLNTFYSRKIIRARVYVGNNITDLYCAHFNWKEAGFVEEFLKLVNWIKEVGNDSFVIAGDFNIPYGSEEYLLVINTKIFGRRLIDAWVVANPEKPAQPTFRGDILSKESERIDYIFIPEGWEVKDSEIVFDKERVSDHMGVFCEVLNK; this is encoded by the coding sequence ATGAAGATACTCACTTTGAATTTGCACACATACCAAGAGTTATCATGGGAAAAAGAGGACACGTTATGTTCCTTTTTGAAAAAATACAGACCCATTCAAGAAACAATTGCTAATTTTATAACAGAAAAAAACGTTGACTTTGCTTTTTTTCAGGAAGCCGGTCAGTATATTCACGATGAAGCAGATATGGAGTTATTTGGTGTGTTAATAAAAAAGAGCAATTATGTGAGGATTTTGTCCGATATTCTCTTTGAACAAGGCAGAAATTATTACTTTACCTGGGATGTTTCACATTTTGGTTTTGGTGTGTGGGAAGAAGGACTTGGGATACTTTCAAAGTATCCTATCGTAGAATTTGAAAGTAGATATGTTTCGAGAAAGGATGATTTAAATACATTTTACTCAAGAAAAATTATCAGAGCACGTGTTTATGTTGGCAACAATATAACAGACCTCTATTGCGCCCATTTTAATTGGAAAGAAGCGGGATTTGTGGAAGAATTTTTAAAATTGGTAAATTGGATTAAGGAGGTTGGAAACGATAGCTTTGTTATTGCAGGGGATTTTAACATACCGTATGGTTCTGAAGAATACCTGCTTGTGATAAACACTAAAATTTTTGGAAGAAGATTAATCGATGCTTGGGTTGTTGCCAATCCTGAAAAACCTGCTCAACCAACTTTCCGCGGAGACATACTCTCAAAAGAGAGTGAGCGGATAGACTATATCTTTATTCCGGAAGGATGGGAAGTGAAAGATTCAGAGATTGTGTTTGATAAGGAAAGAGTGTCTGATCATATGGGAGTTTTTTGCGAAGTTTTAAATAAGTAA
- a CDS encoding helix-turn-helix domain-containing protein produces the protein MKLGSKLKRLRLARGYTQEELADRCDLSRSFISQLESDKVSPSVETLERILRVLGTDLKHFFSDEQKKIIFKKDERVPVYDLPKGVNIEILMDAVEDKELDAKIVELEPGAQTEQEGYHDGDEFGYVIEGSVDIYIDGKRYRANEGDCFYYSGDCVHYMRNPGKEKAKILWIQTI, from the coding sequence ATGAAACTGGGAAGTAAATTGAAAAGACTTCGTTTAGCAAGAGGTTATACACAAGAAGAATTAGCTGACCGATGTGACTTATCAAGAAGTTTCATCTCTCAACTTGAAAGCGACAAAGTCTCTCCATCTGTTGAGACATTGGAAAGGATATTACGCGTTCTGGGAACAGATTTAAAGCACTTCTTTTCTGATGAGCAGAAAAAAATAATATTCAAAAAGGACGAACGCGTGCCTGTGTATGATCTACCGAAAGGTGTAAATATTGAAATCCTCATGGACGCTGTAGAAGATAAGGAGCTCGATGCCAAGATTGTTGAACTAGAACCTGGGGCACAAACTGAACAAGAAGGTTACCATGATGGTGATGAGTTCGGTTACGTTATTGAAGGTTCCGTTGATATCTATATAGATGGAAAAAGATACCGTGCCAACGAGGGAGACTGTTTCTATTACTCAGGCGATTGTGTCCACTATATGAGAAACCCTGGAAAAGAGAAAGCAAAGATTTTGTGGATTCAGACGATATAA